The Polyangiaceae bacterium genome includes a region encoding these proteins:
- a CDS encoding 1,4-dihydroxy-2-naphthoate polyprenyltransferase, producing the protein MTSTLSLPGPGSFGAWLLAARPQTLPVALAPVAVGTAVASTLGPVRWGAALAALAGALLIQIGTNFANDVFDHEKGADTAARLGPTRAVQSGILSAKAVKAGMIAAFFAAFLAGLYLTAIGGAPVVVIGIASILSGIAYTGGPYPLGYHGLGDLFVLVFFGFVAVCGTSFVAAGSVPALAWLAAVPVGALATAVLVVNNARDHQTDVGAGKRTLVVRFGRRFANHEYLALLSAAYLGPALMLGAGLGRPLVLAPWLTLPWAVRLWLRLRASEGRELNSLLPATARLLLAVSALLAIGIALS; encoded by the coding sequence ATGACCTCGACGCTCTCCTTGCCCGGTCCGGGCAGCTTCGGCGCGTGGCTCCTGGCGGCGCGTCCGCAGACCTTGCCCGTGGCGCTGGCGCCGGTGGCCGTCGGCACCGCGGTCGCGAGCACGCTCGGACCAGTGCGCTGGGGCGCGGCCCTGGCGGCCCTGGCTGGCGCGCTCCTGATCCAGATCGGCACCAACTTCGCCAACGATGTCTTCGATCACGAGAAGGGCGCGGACACGGCCGCGCGGCTCGGCCCGACGCGCGCGGTCCAGAGCGGCATCCTGTCGGCCAAGGCGGTGAAGGCCGGCATGATCGCAGCGTTCTTCGCCGCGTTCCTGGCCGGGCTCTACCTGACGGCGATCGGCGGCGCGCCCGTCGTCGTGATCGGCATCGCCTCGATCCTGAGCGGCATCGCCTACACCGGCGGTCCCTACCCGCTCGGTTACCACGGGCTCGGTGACCTGTTCGTGCTGGTGTTCTTCGGCTTCGTCGCCGTCTGCGGCACGAGCTTCGTCGCCGCCGGCAGCGTGCCGGCGCTGGCCTGGCTCGCCGCCGTGCCGGTCGGTGCGCTGGCCACTGCGGTCCTGGTGGTCAACAACGCCCGCGATCACCAGACCGACGTCGGCGCCGGCAAGCGCACGCTGGTGGTGCGCTTCGGCCGGCGCTTCGCCAACCACGAGTATTTGGCGCTGTTGTCGGCGGCCTACCTCGGGCCGGCCCTGATGCTCGGCGCCGGGCTCGGGCGGCCGCTGGTCTTGGCCCCGTGGCTGACGCTGCCCTGGGCCGTCCGGCTCTGGCTGCGGCTCCGCGCGAGCGAGGGCCGTGAGCTCAACTCGCTCCTGCCGGCGACGGCGCGTCTGCTGCTCGCCGTGAGCGCGCTGCTGGCGATCGGAATCGCCCTCTCATGA
- a CDS encoding mandelate racemase/muconate lactonizing enzyme family protein yields MTWFVTPWGGDVSGVASARRTYPRRDGLLVVLRDAEGTLGFGEATPLPGFGDDDLERARAELVSSALPEAVDDPEAVLAGFRSPSARFAVETALLDRLARRRGVALSTLLGAQALGAPRSVLVGALLDDGFLDAARAALQRGARALKLKALGRELGEESRRLGELRRALGPEIELRLDLNGGLDAARAREALGVYARHGVALCEEPAAGAELLELGREATPWLADESALDPELFARFVAHPGCSGVVLKPSPIGGIERTLARARALRAAGKHALVSHAFEGPVALAAAAEVALAAGGALGHGVDRHAALAAFPTLELPQLPEGAPLSIVRPPMAGLGLTLEGPWTSSG; encoded by the coding sequence ATGACCTGGTTCGTCACGCCCTGGGGCGGCGACGTATCGGGCGTGGCGAGCGCGCGGCGCACGTACCCGCGACGCGACGGGCTCCTGGTGGTGCTCCGTGATGCCGAGGGCACGCTCGGCTTCGGCGAGGCCACGCCGCTGCCGGGATTCGGCGACGACGATCTGGAGCGCGCGCGGGCGGAGCTGGTCTCGAGTGCGCTGCCCGAGGCCGTGGACGATCCCGAGGCCGTGCTCGCGGGGTTTCGCTCTCCCAGCGCGCGCTTCGCCGTGGAGACGGCGCTCCTCGACCGTTTGGCGAGGCGGCGGGGAGTCGCTCTCTCGACGCTCTTGGGCGCGCAGGCGCTCGGCGCTCCGCGCTCGGTGCTGGTGGGCGCCCTTCTGGACGACGGGTTTCTGGACGCAGCTCGGGCGGCGCTCCAGCGCGGCGCGCGCGCGCTCAAGCTCAAGGCCCTGGGCCGCGAGCTCGGCGAGGAGTCGCGGCGTCTCGGCGAGCTGCGGCGCGCGCTCGGGCCCGAGATCGAGCTGCGCCTCGACCTGAACGGCGGCCTCGACGCGGCCCGCGCGCGGGAGGCGCTCGGTGTCTACGCCCGGCACGGAGTCGCGCTGTGCGAGGAGCCGGCTGCGGGCGCCGAGCTGCTCGAGCTCGGCCGCGAGGCCACACCCTGGCTCGCGGACGAATCCGCCCTGGACCCCGAGCTGTTCGCCCGTTTCGTGGCGCACCCGGGCTGCTCGGGCGTGGTGCTCAAGCCGAGCCCGATCGGCGGGATCGAACGCACGCTCGCGCGCGCGCGAGCACTGCGCGCTGCCGGCAAACACGCGCTCGTGAGCCACGCCTTCGAGGGACCGGTGGCGCTCGCCGCCGCGGCAGAGGTCGCGCTCGCGGCGGGCGGAGCGCTGGGGCATGGCGTCGATCGGCACGCCGCGCTCGCCGCGTTCCCGACTTTGGAGCTGCCGCAGCTGCCCGAGGGCGCGCCGCTGTCCATCGTCCGACCACCCATGGCGGGGCTCGGGCTGACTCTGGAGGGCCCGTGGACGAGCTCCGGCTGA
- a CDS encoding AMP-binding protein, whose protein sequence is MDELRLTPGFSLSLGERTLTGTELAARARLIVSSLPQGRPIAFVARVDEPTLVLSLALFDAGIPFLPLHPRASEVERELLVRRANAVRVEPSALEPSAAALPPSGEETAALVATSGSTAEPKLVALPRRAFLASARASAANLPLRPSDRWLLCLPFAHVGGLSILTRCLMAGSGVVAHPGFEPEALLELCERQRVSVLSAVPAMLGPLFSADGHGRLGRLRALLVGGAGCPSELRREACARRVPLLTSYGLTETCSQIATQRPGDAHDPESLDSGQALPGAELRVQDGVLEVRGPMLANGYLGEPFAPDAFFRTGDLGEIDAAGRVYVHGRADDVLLCGGENVHPESVERALRAQPGVRDALVFGAPDPRFGQVVAALLVLTPGLDPEPALRRVLEGAAGSLSSFARPRRIACVAALPANALGKPDRRRAARELASALKPC, encoded by the coding sequence GTGGACGAGCTCCGGCTGACGCCCGGCTTCTCGCTCAGCTTGGGTGAGAGAACCCTGACCGGGACGGAGCTCGCTGCGCGCGCGCGGCTCATCGTGAGCTCCCTCCCGCAGGGCCGGCCGATCGCGTTCGTCGCGCGCGTGGACGAGCCTACGCTGGTGCTCAGCCTGGCGCTCTTCGACGCCGGCATTCCGTTCCTGCCGCTGCACCCGCGAGCGAGCGAGGTCGAACGCGAGCTCCTGGTGCGCCGCGCGAATGCCGTCCGTGTCGAGCCGAGCGCGCTCGAGCCCAGCGCGGCAGCGCTCCCACCCTCCGGCGAAGAGACCGCCGCGCTCGTCGCGACGTCGGGCTCGACCGCCGAGCCCAAGCTCGTCGCGCTCCCGCGCCGAGCGTTCCTCGCCAGCGCTCGCGCGAGCGCGGCGAACCTCCCGCTCCGTCCCAGCGACCGCTGGCTCCTGTGTCTGCCCTTCGCCCACGTGGGCGGGCTGTCGATCCTGACGCGTTGTCTGATGGCCGGAAGCGGCGTCGTGGCCCATCCCGGCTTCGAGCCCGAGGCGCTGCTCGAGCTCTGCGAGCGCCAGCGGGTGAGCGTGCTCTCCGCGGTCCCCGCCATGCTCGGCCCGCTCTTCTCCGCCGACGGTCACGGCCGCCTCGGGCGCCTGCGCGCGCTCCTGGTCGGCGGTGCCGGCTGTCCGAGCGAGCTCCGGCGCGAGGCCTGCGCGCGCCGCGTGCCGCTCCTGACGAGCTACGGGCTAACCGAGACCTGCTCGCAGATCGCGACCCAGCGCCCGGGCGACGCGCACGATCCCGAGTCGCTGGACTCGGGGCAAGCGCTGCCGGGCGCCGAGCTCCGCGTGCAGGACGGAGTGTTGGAGGTCCGCGGACCCATGCTCGCGAACGGGTATCTGGGCGAGCCGTTTGCGCCGGACGCGTTTTTCCGTACCGGGGATCTCGGCGAAATCGACGCAGCAGGCCGGGTCTACGTCCACGGTCGCGCCGACGACGTCCTGCTTTGCGGCGGCGAGAACGTGCACCCGGAGAGCGTCGAGCGCGCGCTCCGCGCGCAGCCGGGCGTGCGCGACGCCCTGGTGTTCGGCGCACCAGATCCCCGCTTCGGCCAGGTGGTGGCCGCGCTCTTGGTCCTGACTCCCGGGCTCGATCCCGAGCCGGCCCTCCGCCGAGTGCTGGAGGGCGCGGCTGGTTCGCTGTCGAGCTTCGCGCGGCCACGCCGGATCGCGTGCGTCGCCGCGCTGCCGGCGAACGCGCTGGGCAAGCCGGATCGCCGGCGTGCCGCGCGGGAGCTCGCCTCGGCGCTCAAGCCATGCTGA
- a CDS encoding acyl-CoA thioesterase translates to MSRFTKDAILAAGAALATQRRPVRFQDVDAAGTIFFPKVFEYFSDAYLELLLAAGLDVPGSLARKESAAPLVHAEADYLGPLRFGDEAVVEVVLARVGGSSTSYAHRIRRPDGSVAAIGQTVHVWVSGQSFAPIPVPDALRAYLEGRPGVSMA, encoded by the coding sequence ATGTCTCGCTTCACCAAGGACGCCATCCTGGCCGCCGGCGCCGCCCTCGCGACGCAGCGCCGGCCGGTGCGATTCCAGGACGTGGACGCCGCCGGCACCATCTTCTTCCCGAAGGTGTTCGAATACTTCTCCGACGCTTACCTGGAGCTGTTGCTCGCGGCGGGGCTCGACGTCCCGGGGTCGCTCGCGCGCAAGGAGTCGGCGGCGCCGCTGGTGCACGCCGAGGCGGACTACCTCGGGCCGCTGCGCTTCGGCGACGAGGCCGTGGTCGAGGTCGTGCTGGCTCGCGTGGGTGGCTCGAGCACGAGCTACGCGCACCGGATCCGCCGGCCCGACGGCAGCGTCGCCGCCATCGGTCAGACCGTGCACGTGTGGGTGAGCGGGCAGAGCTTCGCGCCCATCCCGGTGCCGGACGCGCTACGCGCCTACCTCGAGGGGCGGCCCGGCGTCAGCATGGCTTGA
- a CDS encoding SGNH/GDSL hydrolase family protein, with product MELDVLSVKILIAAALAIACAPAAALAPASAPAPASRVLSGEPAVSTERAATPPPEASAEPMAATRAEPPAAPAPSEPAPLPEGTIVLHIGDSMAGALGVALNAELEQHKVKGHLRFKTASYIPGWAGGLELPLHLSQLKPDLVLITLGTNEVKMPDPTQRAPMLKKIVKMIGDRPCVWIAPPVWTQEKGLYQVIRDNIAPCRYMDTEVVYPDMPRLNDKIHPTIGARQEWAKRVVAWLAKERRPTPDKPWALAPE from the coding sequence ATGGAACTCGACGTGTTGTCCGTGAAGATCCTGATCGCCGCTGCCTTGGCGATCGCCTGTGCGCCAGCTGCCGCACTTGCACCGGCCTCCGCACCCGCGCCCGCGAGCCGCGTGCTCTCCGGGGAGCCGGCGGTGTCCACGGAGCGCGCCGCCACCCCGCCGCCGGAGGCTTCGGCCGAGCCCATGGCGGCAACTCGTGCCGAGCCGCCCGCTGCGCCGGCGCCGAGCGAGCCCGCGCCGCTGCCGGAAGGCACCATCGTCTTGCACATCGGCGACTCGATGGCCGGCGCGCTGGGCGTGGCGCTGAATGCCGAGCTCGAGCAGCACAAGGTCAAGGGGCACTTGCGCTTCAAGACCGCGAGCTACATCCCGGGCTGGGCCGGCGGGCTCGAGCTGCCGCTGCACCTCTCGCAGCTGAAGCCGGATCTGGTGCTGATCACGCTGGGCACGAACGAGGTGAAGATGCCCGATCCGACCCAGCGCGCGCCGATGTTGAAGAAGATCGTGAAGATGATCGGCGACCGCCCCTGCGTGTGGATCGCGCCGCCGGTCTGGACCCAGGAGAAGGGCCTCTACCAGGTGATTCGCGACAACATCGCGCCGTGTCGCTACATGGACACCGAGGTCGTGTACCCGGACATGCCCCGCCTGAACGACAAGATCCACCCCACCATCGGCGCGCGCCAGGAGTGGGCGAAGCGCGTGGTGGCCTGGCTCGCCAAGGAGCGCCGCCCGACACCGGACAAGCCTTGGGCCCTGGCCCCGGAGTGA
- a CDS encoding SUMF1/EgtB/PvdO family nonheme iron enzyme gives MAPAGDIAALFGALGLVALFGCDTRTSQAASVPASAASPVASASAAPAATATAAPAACPAGMVLIPGGPFKAGNDSPAAAPEETPRFETEVASFCLDVTEVTVDAYAACVTAGKCVAPAAEGRFCNTRFDDRGDHPMNCVDWRQSHAYCEAQGARLPSELEWEYAARGGSEYRAYSWGSEPPDGRTCWKHVGGSCRVKEFPAGAFGLYDMIGNVWEWTDDWFGDYPWPPPAGTNKVYRGGSWSRRFEKWMSPRLRNRWPPGMSGSHLGFRCAATPGDVKCPFGRSGDGKHCLHGVTNVSCPGRAKWNGVRCALEAEPECPAGREKRPGHGCVLTLDVKGPGPAADSSPVSRVRTPEYDADCQQNKPGRPSAYRYSGGSHHARNQVSGAAGCANRDVGVGWNSTCCP, from the coding sequence ATGGCTCCGGCAGGCGACATAGCGGCTCTCTTCGGCGCCCTGGGGCTTGTCGCGCTCTTCGGCTGCGACACCCGCACCTCGCAGGCGGCCTCGGTTCCCGCGTCCGCCGCCTCGCCGGTCGCGAGCGCCAGCGCAGCGCCGGCCGCGACCGCGACCGCGGCGCCTGCAGCTTGCCCGGCGGGCATGGTCCTGATCCCCGGCGGGCCGTTCAAGGCCGGCAACGACTCGCCGGCTGCGGCGCCCGAGGAGACGCCGCGCTTCGAGACCGAGGTCGCGAGCTTCTGCCTCGACGTGACCGAGGTCACGGTGGACGCCTACGCGGCCTGCGTCACGGCAGGAAAGTGCGTGGCACCCGCGGCGGAGGGGCGCTTCTGCAACACTCGCTTCGACGATCGCGGCGACCACCCGATGAACTGCGTGGACTGGAGGCAATCCCACGCCTACTGCGAAGCCCAGGGAGCGCGTTTGCCGAGCGAGCTCGAGTGGGAGTACGCCGCCCGTGGCGGCAGCGAGTACCGCGCCTACTCCTGGGGCTCGGAGCCGCCGGACGGCCGCACCTGCTGGAAGCACGTGGGCGGCTCGTGCCGCGTGAAGGAGTTCCCCGCCGGTGCCTTCGGCCTCTACGACATGATCGGCAACGTCTGGGAGTGGACCGACGACTGGTTCGGCGACTACCCGTGGCCACCGCCCGCTGGCACCAACAAGGTCTACCGCGGCGGCAGCTGGAGCCGCCGCTTCGAGAAGTGGATGAGCCCGCGGCTCCGGAACCGCTGGCCTCCCGGCATGTCGGGCTCGCACCTCGGGTTTCGCTGCGCCGCGACGCCCGGCGACGTCAAGTGCCCGTTCGGCAGGAGCGGCGACGGCAAGCACTGCTTGCACGGGGTGACCAACGTGAGCTGCCCCGGCCGCGCCAAGTGGAACGGCGTGCGCTGCGCCCTCGAAGCCGAGCCCGAGTGCCCGGCGGGTCGGGAGAAGCGGCCAGGACACGGCTGTGTGCTCACCCTGGACGTCAAAGGGCCAGGCCCCGCTGCCGACAGCTCACCGGTATCCCGCGTGCGGACGCCGGAGTACGACGCGGATTGCCAGCAGAACAAGCCGGGGCGCCCGAGCGCTTATCGCTACAGCGGCGGCAGCCACCACGCGCGAAATCAGGTGAGCGGCGCCGCGGGATGTGCCAATCGAGACGTGGGAGTCGGATGGAACTCGACGTGTTGTCCGTGA
- a CDS encoding ABC transporter ATP-binding protein yields the protein MATDLQLERLVRRFSGGDRPAVDDVSLEVAAGEVVSLVGPSGCGKSTTLRMVAGLDFPDSGRVLIGGKDMTRVAPQDRDVAMVFQGFALYPHMRVRDIMAFPLKMRGVSQSAREATVAKTAELLSITRLLDRRPGELSGGEQQRVAMGRAIVREPAVFLFDEPLSNLDAALRAELRVELGKLLRRLGATALYVTHDQAEAMTLSSRIAVIRAGRLEQVDTPRRIYEAPATSFVAGFFGSPPMNLIEAEQARAAGFALPAPDPGDLLGIRPEHVRVGSAAVELAINAEARVVSAEPHGSETHLELAAGAVTLRAKVAGFETPAPETSVSIGFSPEHLRWFDRETGKAL from the coding sequence ATGGCCACCGACCTCCAGCTCGAGCGCCTGGTTCGACGCTTTTCCGGGGGAGATCGCCCGGCGGTGGACGACGTGAGCCTCGAGGTCGCCGCCGGCGAGGTGGTCAGCTTGGTCGGGCCCAGCGGCTGCGGCAAGAGCACCACGCTGCGCATGGTCGCGGGCCTCGACTTCCCCGACAGCGGCCGGGTGCTCATCGGCGGCAAGGACATGACCCGGGTGGCGCCCCAGGACCGCGACGTGGCCATGGTCTTTCAGGGCTTCGCGCTCTACCCGCACATGCGCGTGCGCGACATCATGGCCTTCCCGCTCAAGATGCGCGGGGTGAGCCAGAGCGCGCGGGAGGCGACGGTGGCGAAGACCGCCGAGCTCCTGAGCATCACGCGCCTGCTCGATCGCCGGCCGGGCGAGCTGTCCGGCGGCGAGCAGCAACGCGTGGCGATGGGTCGTGCCATCGTGCGCGAGCCAGCCGTGTTCCTGTTCGACGAGCCGCTCTCGAACCTGGACGCGGCGCTGCGCGCCGAGCTGCGCGTGGAGCTCGGCAAGCTCCTCAGGCGACTGGGCGCGACGGCGCTCTACGTCACCCACGATCAGGCCGAGGCCATGACGCTCTCGAGCCGCATCGCGGTGATCCGCGCGGGGCGGCTGGAGCAGGTGGACACGCCCCGGCGCATCTACGAGGCGCCGGCGACGAGCTTCGTGGCGGGCTTCTTCGGCTCGCCGCCGATGAACCTGATCGAGGCGGAGCAGGCGCGCGCCGCGGGGTTCGCGTTGCCGGCACCCGACCCGGGCGACCTGCTCGGCATTCGCCCGGAGCACGTGCGTGTTGGGAGCGCAGCCGTCGAGCTCGCCATCAACGCCGAGGCCCGCGTGGTCAGCGCCGAGCCCCACGGCAGCGAGACCCACCTGGAGCTGGCCGCGGGCGCGGTCACCCTGCGCGCCAAGGTCGCCGGCTTCGAGACGCCGGCGCCCGAGACGAGCGTCTCGATCGGCTTCTCCCCGGAGCACCTGCGCTGGTTCGATCGCGAGACGGGGAAGGCGCTGTGA
- a CDS encoding ABC transporter substrate-binding protein: protein MVRSRDGEGAVRLGRRAFLAASAAGLAGCAAAGPPPGRKVAPLWFTYGGKNRQVLETLVRAFNQSQTEHWIKPIYQGDYFEGLAKLRTAIAARRAPALSHVVGEVVPYLAEADVLEPLDGYPGAGELGIVPALGQSGSWVGGADRRLVALPFNRSTPIAYLNGKLFAEAKLAAPKTWAELRETARVLTRSPARYGFGCPIDWWFWAALVGQAGADVVEADGSVSLGGEAGVRALDFWKTLVLEDRSMKPPPGRDYNAWEQTNQDFLGSRVAMIWTSTAFLKYLEENAPFPVVAAPLPGETRRAVPTGGTHWVMLRAAPEAEKLTAWAFLRFMHQTDSAISWATSTGYLPVTRAAIEKLERDGYYEKHPNDRVALDQLEVARPWPWSPELFRVQREIVQPRLEGAVLGGRDTRVALDEARSLARRWR from the coding sequence CTGGTTCGATCGCGAGACGGGGAAGGCGCTGTGAGGCTCGGGCGCCGGGCGTTCCTCGCCGCGAGCGCCGCGGGGCTGGCCGGCTGTGCGGCGGCCGGGCCGCCTCCGGGGCGCAAGGTCGCCCCGCTCTGGTTCACCTACGGCGGCAAGAACCGGCAGGTGCTCGAGACGCTGGTTCGGGCCTTCAATCAGTCTCAGACCGAGCACTGGATCAAGCCCATCTACCAGGGCGACTACTTCGAGGGACTCGCGAAGCTCCGCACCGCCATCGCGGCGCGGCGGGCGCCGGCTCTCTCCCACGTGGTCGGCGAGGTCGTGCCGTACCTGGCCGAGGCGGACGTGCTCGAGCCCCTCGACGGCTACCCGGGCGCGGGCGAGCTCGGCATCGTGCCGGCGCTCGGTCAGAGCGGCTCGTGGGTCGGCGGCGCGGACCGGCGGCTGGTCGCCCTGCCCTTCAACCGCTCGACGCCCATCGCCTACCTGAACGGCAAGCTGTTCGCCGAGGCGAAGCTCGCAGCACCCAAGACCTGGGCCGAGCTCCGGGAGACGGCCCGCGTGCTGACCAGGAGCCCCGCTCGCTACGGCTTCGGCTGTCCCATCGACTGGTGGTTCTGGGCCGCGCTGGTCGGACAGGCCGGTGCTGACGTCGTCGAGGCCGACGGCAGCGTGAGCCTGGGCGGCGAAGCGGGCGTCCGCGCCCTCGACTTCTGGAAGACCCTGGTGCTCGAGGATCGCAGCATGAAGCCGCCGCCGGGCCGCGACTACAACGCCTGGGAGCAGACCAACCAGGACTTTCTGGGCTCGCGCGTGGCGATGATCTGGACCAGCACGGCGTTCCTGAAATACCTGGAAGAGAACGCGCCGTTCCCCGTGGTCGCGGCCCCGCTGCCCGGCGAGACGCGACGCGCGGTGCCCACCGGCGGCACGCACTGGGTGATGCTGCGCGCCGCACCCGAAGCGGAGAAGCTCACGGCGTGGGCCTTCCTGCGCTTCATGCACCAGACCGACAGCGCCATCAGCTGGGCGACCAGCACCGGCTACCTGCCGGTGACCCGCGCCGCCATCGAGAAGCTCGAGCGGGACGGCTACTACGAGAAACACCCGAACGACCGTGTTGCGCTCGATCAGCTCGAGGTCGCGCGGCCCTGGCCCTGGTCGCCGGAGCTGTTCCGCGTGCAGCGCGAGATCGTGCAGCCGCGGCTGGAGGGCGCGGTGCTCGGCGGGCGGGACACGCGCGTCGCGCTCGACGAGGCCCGCTCGCTCGCGCGGAGGTGGCGCTGA
- a CDS encoding sugar ABC transporter permease, giving the protein MRPSRRLDLLWMLGPTLLLLVVFFFVPLIQAAKTSLYDWDLLTPPRYVGLDNYRALIDSGELGHALGTTLTLSVIVVLGSMALGLGLALALNRPTRFAAFVRSAIFSAYVVSWVSVALLWLWVLDADAGAFTALCRAVGLPTTNWLGNPKSALYALSGVTIWKIAGYSMVLFLAGLQDIPRSLYEAASLDGAGAWQRFVNVTWPLLRPTAAFVGTTSLITSFQVFDVVRVMTQGGPVRSTSVFVYAIYEQVFLNLRVGRASALVVVFFVLLLGLTALQLWAWRKKGAA; this is encoded by the coding sequence ATGCGTCCGAGCCGCCGCCTCGACCTGCTCTGGATGCTCGGTCCCACGCTGCTCTTGCTGGTGGTGTTCTTCTTCGTGCCGCTGATCCAGGCCGCCAAGACCAGCCTCTACGACTGGGATCTCTTGACGCCGCCGCGCTACGTCGGGCTCGACAACTACCGAGCGCTGATCGACTCCGGCGAGCTCGGGCACGCGCTCGGGACGACCCTCACCCTGAGCGTCATCGTGGTGCTCGGCTCGATGGCGCTCGGGCTCGGCCTGGCGCTGGCGCTGAACCGGCCGACGCGCTTCGCGGCCTTCGTGCGCAGCGCCATCTTCAGCGCCTACGTCGTGTCCTGGGTGAGCGTGGCGCTGCTCTGGCTCTGGGTGCTGGACGCGGACGCCGGCGCCTTCACCGCGCTCTGCCGTGCGGTGGGGCTGCCCACCACCAACTGGCTCGGTAACCCCAAGTCGGCGCTCTACGCCCTCTCCGGCGTCACCATCTGGAAGATCGCGGGATACTCGATGGTGCTGTTCCTGGCCGGCTTGCAGGACATCCCGCGCTCGCTCTACGAGGCGGCGTCCCTCGACGGCGCCGGCGCCTGGCAACGCTTCGTCAACGTGACCTGGCCGCTGCTCCGGCCGACTGCGGCTTTCGTCGGCACGACCAGCCTGATCACGAGCTTTCAGGTCTTCGACGTGGTGCGGGTGATGACCCAGGGCGGCCCGGTGCGCTCGACCAGCGTGTTCGTTTACGCCATTTACGAGCAGGTCTTCCTGAACCTGCGGGTCGGCCGCGCCAGCGCGCTGGTCGTGGTGTTCTTCGTGCTCTTGCTCGGGCTGACCGCCCTCCAGCTCTGGGCCTGGCGCAAGAAGGGGGCGGCGTGA
- a CDS encoding carbohydrate ABC transporter permease → MLATSFKTLPEIVRAPTAPLPSGLSFAAYRAVLESMPLARYFLNTTLMALGIAVVQIAVALPAGYALAKLKFSGRGLAFGLVVATLLIPAQVRFVPVFAMLAEVGLVNTMTALILPFGVSAFGTFLIRQALQSVPDSLIEAARMDGASELRIVYGLLAPMLKPTLVSFFLFSFVYHWNDYFWPLVMTTDDAVRTLPLGIALLREQGTGVRWHIVMAGNVLLSAPALAVFAFAQRHLLRAVASKGI, encoded by the coding sequence ATGCTGGCGACCAGCTTCAAGACCCTGCCGGAGATCGTGCGGGCGCCGACCGCTCCCCTGCCCTCGGGACTGAGCTTCGCCGCCTACCGAGCGGTGCTCGAGTCGATGCCGCTGGCGCGCTACTTCCTCAACACGACGCTGATGGCCCTCGGCATCGCGGTGGTGCAGATCGCCGTGGCGCTGCCGGCGGGCTACGCCCTCGCCAAGCTCAAGTTCAGCGGGCGGGGCCTGGCCTTCGGGCTGGTGGTGGCCACGCTGCTCATCCCCGCACAGGTGCGCTTCGTGCCCGTCTTCGCCATGCTGGCCGAGGTCGGGCTGGTCAACACCATGACGGCGCTGATCCTGCCCTTCGGCGTCAGCGCCTTCGGCACCTTCCTGATCCGCCAGGCCCTGCAAAGCGTACCGGACTCGCTGATCGAGGCTGCCCGGATGGACGGCGCCAGCGAGCTCCGCATCGTCTACGGCCTGCTCGCCCCGATGCTCAAGCCGACCCTGGTGTCGTTCTTCTTGTTCAGCTTCGTCTACCACTGGAACGACTACTTCTGGCCGCTGGTGATGACCACCGACGACGCCGTACGCACGTTGCCGCTCGGCATCGCGCTCTTGCGCGAGCAGGGCACCGGCGTGCGCTGGCACATCGTGATGGCCGGCAACGTGTTGCTCAGCGCACCTGCGCTCGCGGTGTTCGCGTTCGCGCAGCGCCACCTGCTCCGAGCGGTGGCGAGCAAGGGGATCTGA